The DNA segment tcttaacaatttaattttggagtAACTAAATTCTCAAGctgccacgtaagcaaaattaacattttaattaCGTGACAATTCAACAAGACACTTTTCTAATTAATACAAACTAcatgttataactttttaaatatttctcttttaatacaTAGGAGATTCTCTCTAACtctttatatcaaaatattctATCTTTCCTATGGGGTGACAAAAATCTAGCGAACTCCTGCTGGATATGCCAAAGCCTTATTAAAAACAATACTAAGCCAAAACATTTGACCACATGAGATAGATTAGTGGTTTAAATATATGTAGGAATTGGTCTTGTTGTACTCTTAGCTTGAGTTCCGGTGCAAGTAATGTTTCTGGCCATGTTTCTGGTATTAATGTAACCTTGTTTTGGACTAAAAAAATCTCTGACCAAAGGGGAAACTATGACCCACATTCAAACTATTTCTAAGGCTATGTACAATCGTTGAAATTATTCACCACCTCTGCACTTTTAACACTCTACgtcatcttctctttctttcaccTATTAATTcaatattcatttaattttatatttttaataattttatttaacaaaatactAACACTCTAAGCACATTTTGTCtcgtatttttcttcttttataaatgtattttaacagcaaaaaaataaaaataaatttaaaacccATAATAACTAAAAActgaataaattttaatttaacttttaacacaaaagatatttttaatcaaCTTGAAATAGTATTTTCTTAAGAAATAATGATAATATTGTagtaaaaaatgattttttgctATATCCAAATCAAATGAACCAATCTCTATTTATAGACCACacaaaattataaaccttaatatattttgtttttataaaaaataatatttgataaaaataattgatctCAAATAATTAGGGTGtaacaaaaatgtataaaatttcaTCAACCAATGATATTGTTGCAGATGTGGCAATACaatccttttgtttttttaaaaaatttgtccAGTGTTTGATCAGATTTTTTTACTGTGGTTTAAATTGAAGAAAATCAGTATAATGAATCCCACACTATGCATTTTCAACAACTTGAACAAGGAGTAATccacatcaatttttttgggttttcaaCAACTTCATTGCTAAGTGTATAAAATGGAATCTtagattaattagttttattattttaattaaaaataattagtgaATTAAGTTTTATTGTTGAAAAGTAATTAAGGCATTTGTAAAATTCTTGGATACACTTAGCAAATGTCAATAAGAGTTCTTAAGAATATctcataatattttattctatGAATGGAGTTGCTCTACCAACCAAAAAACAAGATCATTTGGAATCTCATATCATCACTCCTCCTCATGAgtgtaaaaacattatataattcATTCTCGACTTCCATAAGTCTttctttatatgttttaaaacattataaaacattatatgttttaaaaattggtcCCGCTAAATCAATATAGCACCGTTCGATCTTTTTTCCATTCATACGCTTAAAGAAAATGGCGGATCCTTCTCCTCCCAGATCTCTCATTGACTCCAGAAGTGGCTTCTGCAAAGCAAACTCGACTTTCTACACCAAACGCAACCCATTGGGCCTCCCGGCGAATCCTTCCCTCGACGTCACAACTTTCATCTCCTCTCAGCCGCACCGCGGCACCACCGCCTTCATCGACGCCGCTACTGGCCACAGCTTGAGCTTCTCCGATCTCTGGAGAGCCGTGGATCGCGTCGCCGAGTGTCTCCACCGTGACGTCGGAATACGGAGAGGCGACGTCGTCCTCATCCTCTCTCCTAACTCCATCTACATTCCGGTCGTCTGCCTCTCCGTCATGTCTCTCGGCGCCGTCGTCACCACCGCGAACACTCTCAACACCGCCGGTGAGATTTCGAAACAGATCGCCGACAGCAACCCGACGCTCGCCTTCACGACGGTCCAGCTGGCACCAAAACTCCCCGCCGGTATCTCCATCGTTCTCACCGAGGAGGAGCGCGTGGGGTCTACTGGCGGAGTCAACTTCGTCGGTTCTGTGTCTGAGATGATGAGGAAGGAGCCGAGAGGGCAGCGAGTGAGAGACCGAGTCCACCAGGACGACACGGCGGTGATGCTTTACTCCTCGGGCACCACAGGACCGAGCAAAGGTGTGCTCTCGTCTCACGGGAACTTGACTGCTTACGTGGCGAGAATGCTCACGGAGACGTCAATGCACGGGACATTCATCTGCACCGTCCCGATGTTCCACACGTACGGACTACTAACATTCGCTATGGCCACCGTAGCCATCGGTTCGACGGTGGTGATCCTCCGGAGATTCGAGCTCAACGACATGATGGCAGCGGTGGAGAAGTATAAAGCCACGACTCTGCTTTTGGTGCCGCCAGTTTTGGTGGCTATGGTCAACGAAGCAGATTCTATCAAGGCGAAGTACGATCTGAGCTCACTTAAGACAGTGAGGTGTGGTGGAGCGCCGTTGAGCAAGGAGGCAACGGAGgggtttttagaaaaatatccaACGGTCAATATATTTCAAGCGTATGCGTTGACGGAGTCAAACGGTGGTGGAGCTTTCATTGACACGGTGGAGGACAGCCGGAGATTCGGCACGTCGGGGCCGTTGACGTCTGATGTGGAGGCGAGGATCGTGGATCCGGATACGGGTCGGTTTATGGGAATTAACCAAACCGGTGAGCTCTGGCTCAAGGGCCCGACTATTGCAAAAGGTAAATAAATACGTTAGATTTAATCTTATTAAAGCACCTCCAATTGATGTTCTAAACATATCTATATGtgattatgtgtatatatatgtttgctAGTGGTAGGACGATCTAATTCAATTCTAATAAGTTTACTACTGTAGCTATTTTTGTTACTAGTAGGTTTAAACGATTAAGTATGATACTgcttagatttttttataaaacaaaattcggAAAAAAACTTGTAGTATTTGATTTCAAGCTTTTATGAAGTTATGGACGTTGCATGTGGGTTGGACTGAGCGTGAGTAAtcaaatttcgtatttattgTACATGATTTCGAAATGTCAGGTACCAAATGATTTGTATATGTCAACTGGATGTTTTGTAGAGAAGTAGCAAATGAATATATGTTAGTGGAACAACACgacaattgttttatttttaagctagttggaatttttttagttaactgATTCATTTTCTGTATGCATTATAGGTTGATGTTAACTTTATCTTCGTCGTGATGAAGATGTTAATTATAATATAAGAGAATAAATGAATGACAAGTGTTATAAATCTTTGCAAAGTTTATAAATATCTGAAAGAACAGAAAAATGAAAATCTTAAATctctcttgattttttttttcttacaaggTTATTTTAAAAACCAAGAAGCTACAAATGAAACCATCAACGCCGAAGGGTGGCTTAAAACAGGAGACCTTTGCTATATCGATGAGGATGGATTTGTTTTCGTTGTGGACCGATTGAAAGAACTGATCAAATACAAAGGCTATCAGGTTAAAGATCTCACTTTGTTATATATTGATCAATGTTGTAAATTCTAAAAGAAAGATTGGACGGAATAATCAGGTGCCTCCAGCTGAACTCGAAGCTCTTCTAATCACTCATCCAGACATTCTCGATGCCGCCGTTATTCCGTACGTAATCTATTACAAACACTATGTTTtcctttgaatatttttttccttttaaacaTCAAAACAACATGAAGTTTTCTTCTGTTAGGTTTCCGGATAAAGAAGCAGGACAATATCCAATGGCTTACGTGACAAGAAAGGTTGAGAGCAACCTCTCTGAGAAACAAGTTATTGAGTTCATCTCTAAGCAGGTATATTCTGTCATCACCATCTACTTTGTAGTTGTTATTATAAAAAGttggtaaaaataataaacGTTAATTTTGTGAGCAGGTGGCACCgtataagaaaataagaaaggtCGCATTTATAAACTCCATACCAAAGACTGCATCCGGCAAAACACTTCGCAAGGATCTAATCAAACTGGCCACTTCTAAACTTTGAAATGACCTATTTGCTAGATTCTCAGCTTTACTGActgtgtttgtttattttaataagtgaGAAGTTTTAATAATGTGGAATAATTTAAAAGGAGACTTATAAAAATGTTGAGGCAATTTGCTAATGgatgttttctttttgactacctTGTCATGCACTCATGATTATTTGAAACATTTACAGATAAAAGATGTGATGCAACAAACCCTACAGTACACCTTTAGGTTTAGCCATTTTGGCACTTTACAACTTGTAACGATTAAAGGATATATTGTATCACATTAAATTTCTAAGAAATTATCCAGCCTAGTTTGGTAGAAGTTGAATCGGATTGGTTAGGTTCTTAGCAGAAAAAGTAGATTTAGATATTTTGCTATGTATAAGATCAAATGATCAATTTTATCACTTGTCAAGGTCGAGTAGGACCAGTcgaataatactcatctatgaTCATTTTATTTCGTAATTTGCATCTGCATCATGGAGTATGGAGTGGTTGCATCATACCATCCACGGTCGGCCACCACACATGTTTAGTCAGAATGCACTTTGCCTAAAACTGATTAGACAAAAAATCGTAGTAggtgtttagtttttttaaaatgatgtaTCTGGTATGTGCTATAACATGACCTTACAAGATGAATAATGGAATTGATTTCGTGTGCTAGTTTTAGCCCCAGGCTTTTAGCTATACAAAGCTAATTTTGTTGTGCAGTGAGATCCATGAAGTAATGGGTCAAAGATTCAGAAAGTGTATAGTAAAGTGGGCTTTTACGGTTACATAATCGGTTTATGGGTCAGAACTCAGGACAAAGGTGTTTGATTCTTCTCTAGCTACAGCTTCTACTATTGGTTCAGAAGGATGATCGAAAACTGGAGATTTGTGTTGCATTGACAGTGATGGATTGTCTTTGTTGTTGATGATAGATTAAAGGACCTAATCAGATGCAACGGTTTACCAGGTaaccaaagaaaatataaacaacTTGAGTTTGATATTTGTTAATGCACAGATCATCCGAAATTGTAAAGTTGGTGGTTTTGGTAAtggttaaaaattaaaatgtttgttAGGTTGCTCTAGCTAAACTAGAGGCAGTGTTTCTTGCTCATCAATGCCTCATAAGTAATACAGTGAGTACTGCTTTTAACATGATCCATCAATGCCTCTAGAAAAGCTGGTTAACCTATGATTAGCTTCTTCTGTAGAAATCTATGTCAAAACTGAATATATTGATATTACAAAATGCAAGGCTTATATAGAAACTCTGtttctctatatatacatacaaacatAAAAGACTTTCGTCTGTAAAAGCGTTTCCCACAACGCATGAAAGTGTTACAAAACTAGTGACTGAAGTTTGTTCAGATCATGAGCTGCGTTGCAACGAAAGAGAGGGAATATATATGAAACCGATGAAGCTCCTTTGCAGGACATGCTCATGGACGAGACAACATggttcttctgcttcttcttcacatcatcatcatcatcatcatcatcatc comes from the Brassica napus cultivar Da-Ae chromosome A7, Da-Ae, whole genome shotgun sequence genome and includes:
- the LOC106358227 gene encoding OPC-6:CoA ligase-like, encoding MADPSPPRSLIDSRSGFCKANSTFYTKRNPLGLPANPSLDVTTFISSQPHRGTTAFIDAATGHSLSFSDLWRAVDRVAECLHRDVGIRRGDVVLILSPNSIYIPVVCLSVMSLGAVVTTANTLNTAGEISKQIADSNPTLAFTTVQLAPKLPAGISIVLTEEERVGSTGGVNFVGSVSEMMRKEPRGQRVRDRVHQDDTAVMLYSSGTTGPSKGVLSSHGNLTAYVARMLTETSMHGTFICTVPMFHTYGLLTFAMATVAIGSTVVILRRFELNDMMAAVEKYKATTLLLVPPVLVAMVNEADSIKAKYDLSSLKTVRCGGAPLSKEATEGFLEKYPTVNIFQAYALTESNGGGAFIDTVEDSRRFGTSGPLTSDVEARIVDPDTGRFMGINQTGELWLKGPTIAKGYFKNQEATNETINAEGWLKTGDLCYIDEDGFVFVVDRLKELIKYKGYQVPPAELEALLITHPDILDAAVIPFPDKEAGQYPMAYVTRKVESNLSEKQVIEFISKQVAPYKKIRKVAFINSIPKTASGKTLRKDLIKLATSKL